Proteins encoded by one window of Cyprinus carpio isolate SPL01 chromosome B6, ASM1834038v1, whole genome shotgun sequence:
- the LOC109053297 gene encoding plexin-A1-like, with product MRPQQGPQCFISPRTVVLLGLLTVCISPHLSEGSPEPFRSFLPPEWGLTHLAIHNNTGDVYVGAVNWIYKLSSNLTMLRSHMTGPVVDNEKCYPPPSVQVCPHDLAPNSNVNKLLLIDYAQNRLIACGSTSQGICQFLRLDDLFKLGEPHHRKEHYLSSVVESGTMSGVIISEGHISKLFIGTPIDGKSEYFPTLSSRKLMANEEDADMFSFVHQDEFVSSQLKIPSDTLSKFPTFDIYYIYSFSSEQFVYYLTLQLDTQLTSPDASGEQFFTSKIVRLCIDDPRFYSYVEFPIGCTKDGVEYRLIQDAYLAKPGRQLANSLGVSEQEDILFTVFSQGQKNRAKPPKESALCLFTLTKIKEKIKERIQSCYRGEGRLSLPWLLNKELPCINSPLQIDDNFCGQDFNQPLGGTSTIEGIPLFIDKDDGMTSVAAYDYRGNTVVFAGTRNGRMKKILVKSTTDGRANWAWMRV from the exons ATGAGGCCTCAGCAGGGGCCGCAATGCTTTATTAGCCCAAGGACTGTAGTGCTCCTTGGGCTTCTGACTGTCTGCATATCCCCACACCTTTCTGAAGGATCCCCAGAGCCATTTAGGTCCTTCTTGCCTCCTGAATGGGGTCTAACGCATTTAGCCATCCATAACAATACAGGGGATGTGTATGTTGGCGCGGTAAACTGGATCTACAAGCTTTCTAGCAACTTGACCATGTTGAGGAGTCATATGACGGGTCCCGTAGTGGACAATGAGAAATGCTATCCACCTCCAAGTGTACAGGTATGCCCCCATGACCTTGCCCCAAATAGTAATGTGAACAAGCTTCTGCTAATAGACTATGCTCAAAACCGACTCATTGCTTGTGGAAGCACCTCGCAAGGCATCTGTCAGTTTCTGCGCCTGGACGACCTTTTCAAGCTTGGCGAGCCACACCACCGTAAGGAACACTACCTCTCCAGTGTCGTCGAGTCGGGAACCATGTCCGGGGTCATCATCTCTGAGGGTCATATCAGCAAGCTTTTCATTGGAACTCCCATCGATGGTAAATCAGAGTACTTCCCAACTCTTTCGAGCCGCAAGTTGATGGCCAATGAGGAGGATGCTGACATGTTCAGCTTTGTCCACCAGGATGAGTTTGTCTCCTCCCAGCTGAAGATTCCATCGGATACGCTGTCCAAATTCCCGACATTCGACATCTACTACATATACAGCTTTAGCAGTGAGCAGTTTGTCTACTACTTGACCTTGCAGCTGGATACCCAACTTACTTCTCCTGATGCCAGTGGGGAACAGTTTTTCACCTCGAAGATCGTCCGACTTTGTATCGATGATCCCAGGTTCTACTCCTACGTAGAGTTCCCAATCGGATGCACCAAAGACGGCGTAGAGTATCGACTGATCCAGGATGCCTACTTGGCCAAACCCGGAAGGCAACTTGCAAACTCCTTGGGAGTGTCCGAGCAAGAGGACATATTGTTTACGGTCTTCTCCCAAGGGCAGAAGAATCGGGCCAAACCCCCAAAAGAGTCGGCACTCTGCCTGTTCACGCTGACGAAAATAAAGGAGAAGATCAAGGAAAGAATTCAGTCATGCTATAGAGGAGAGGGCAGGCTGTCTTTGCCCTGGCTACTCAACAAGGAGCTACCATGCATCAACTCG CCTCTCCAGATCGACGATAACTTCTGCGGGCAGGATTTTAACCAGCCTCTAGGGGGCACCAGCACTATCGAGGGCATTCCGCTCTTCATAGACAAAGATGACGGAATGACTTCGGTAGCTGCTTATGATTACCGCGGAAACACGGTGGTTTTCGCAGGAACACGCAACGGCCGAATGAAGAAG AT TCTGGTCAAATCAACAACAGATGGACGAGCCAACTGg GCCTGGATGAGA GTGTGA